The following proteins come from a genomic window of Malus domestica chromosome 02, GDT2T_hap1:
- the LOC103447397 gene encoding uncharacterized protein — MTTSSSAVSLLLLFSLLLSQAQGIRLEKGFISVRQQNNNIHKEENSVVKRSNIAAAGLAGEPSNIASSGSTRKLISATSPSSTTTTTTSKNEKNGREKRGDPEPKGENIKSTTQHGGKNGNVRAKSPVISKQREAAAAHQHYPDLADMTEMDYSPARRKPPIHN, encoded by the exons ATGACTACTTCATCTTCAGCAgtatctcttcttcttcttttttccctcCTCCTTTCTCAGGCTCAAG GGATTCGTTTGGAGAAAGGATTCATCTCAGTTAGACAGCAGAACAATAATATCCAC AAAGAGGAAAATTCTGTGGTGAAAAGAAGTAATATTGCAGCAGCTGGTCTTGCAGGAGAGCCTAGTAATATTGCATCATCAG GAAGCACTAGAAAACTAATCTCTGCCACATCCCCCTCTAGTACTACCACTACCACCACTTCAAAG AATGAGAAGAATGGAAGGGAAAAGAGAGGTGATCCCGAACCGAAAGGCGAAAACATTAAAAGTACTACACAACATGGTGGAAAAAATGGGAATGTCAGAGCAAAATCACCAGTTATTTCTAAGCAGCGGGAGGCTGCTGCAGCTCACCAGCACTATCCGGACCTTGCAGACATGACGGAAATGGACTATTCTCCGGCAAGGAGAAAACCTCCGATACACAACTGA